One window of the Archangium primigenium genome contains the following:
- a CDS encoding lmo0937 family membrane protein produces MSAILFLLWVLGSVTGSTEGHWVHLLLLFSVVTLTLALAQRGRGSMAS; encoded by the coding sequence ATGAGCGCGATCCTGTTCTTGTTGTGGGTGCTCGGCTCGGTGACGGGTTCCACCGAGGGCCACTGGGTGCACCTGCTGCTGTTGTTCTCCGTGGTGACGCTGACGCTGGCGCTGGCGCAGCGGGGCAGGGGGTCCATGGCGTCATGA
- a CDS encoding transglycosylase SLT domain-containing protein, whose protein sequence is MKAWTVALVVVVGLGSTMAQAFQPYIPGGKSAEMRELRAKLAEQEDKLARMEREAELYAEAELLGIAAAVQASQLPDRQQRRLAMAIVREARANGLDPLLVVAVIRTESSFNNYAVSQVGAMGLMQVMPDTGTYLADKAGFKLQRSTNLFDSELNVELGTAYLANLISRFGTPERALVAYNAGPTLARKILGQTDVRERFMAGYPAKVMREFRRLKTQPPARELTRLDAQKVSKGPG, encoded by the coding sequence ATGAAGGCGTGGACGGTGGCGCTGGTGGTGGTGGTGGGTCTGGGGAGCACGATGGCGCAGGCCTTCCAGCCCTACATCCCCGGGGGCAAGAGCGCCGAGATGCGCGAGCTGCGCGCGAAGCTGGCCGAGCAGGAGGACAAACTGGCGCGCATGGAGCGCGAGGCGGAGCTCTACGCCGAGGCGGAACTCCTGGGCATCGCCGCGGCGGTGCAGGCCTCGCAGCTGCCCGATCGCCAGCAGCGGCGGCTCGCCATGGCCATCGTGCGCGAGGCGCGCGCCAACGGGCTGGATCCGCTCCTGGTGGTGGCCGTCATCCGCACCGAGAGCTCCTTCAACAACTACGCGGTGTCCCAGGTGGGCGCCATGGGCCTCATGCAGGTGATGCCGGACACGGGCACCTACCTGGCGGACAAGGCCGGCTTCAAGCTGCAGCGCAGCACCAACCTGTTCGACTCCGAGCTCAACGTGGAGCTGGGCACCGCCTACCTGGCCAACCTCATCAGCCGCTTCGGCACGCCCGAGCGCGCCCTGGTGGCCTACAACGCCGGGCCCACCCTGGCGCGCAAGATCCTCGGCCAGACGGACGTGCGCGAGCGCTTCATGGCGGGCTACCCCGCCAAGGTCATGCGCGAGTTCCGCCGCCTCAAGACCCAGCCGCCCGCCCGCGAACTCACCCGACTGGACGCGCAGAAGGTCTCCAAGGGCCCGGGATGA
- a CDS encoding STAS domain-containing protein codes for MTLRLKGTLDGQTARLLRSSLDALGTTREVEVDFTHLREFRDSAVGVLTTGLVDRKVRMRGLDRHQQRMFRYFGLSLGETTPSNAYYRPEEVLA; via the coding sequence ATGACCCTTCGGTTGAAGGGCACGCTGGACGGGCAGACGGCCCGGCTGCTGCGCAGCTCGCTGGACGCGCTGGGAACGACGCGGGAAGTCGAAGTGGACTTCACCCACCTGCGTGAATTCCGGGACTCCGCGGTGGGCGTGCTCACCACCGGGCTCGTGGATCGCAAGGTGCGGATGCGGGGCCTGGACCGGCACCAGCAGCGCATGTTCCGCTACTTCGGCCTGAGCCTCGGCGAGACGACCCCGTCCAACGCGTACTACCGGCCCGAAGAAGTCCTCGCGTAG
- a CDS encoding AAA family ATPase — MNAPARADVTPPVSAATARAALERVAANLSLAVQGKERELRLAVTCVAAGGHLLLEDVPGVGKTTLVEALGRSFGLSLSRVQFTADLMPTDILGAQVFHAASATFSFRPGPIFRQLVLADELNRAPPRTQSALLEAMAQGQVSLDGTTHPLPRPFTVVATQNPVDFSGTYPLPDSQLDRFLMRLSLGHPAPEVEARLLTQQRDTASSVDVLEPVSTPEELTALRAQVAAQRLDTAVAEYVVRLAQATRAHGDIERGASTRAVLALGMAARAHALWDARDFVTPGDVRAVLGPCLAHRLLLRSGTQGAYTRDEALHLVEEVARKVPAPR, encoded by the coding sequence ATGAACGCCCCTGCCCGAGCCGACGTCACCCCTCCCGTTTCCGCCGCCACCGCGCGCGCCGCGCTCGAGCGCGTGGCCGCCAACCTGTCCCTCGCCGTGCAGGGCAAGGAGCGCGAGCTGCGCCTGGCGGTCACCTGCGTGGCCGCCGGCGGCCACCTCCTGCTCGAGGACGTGCCCGGCGTGGGGAAGACCACGCTCGTGGAGGCCCTGGGCCGCTCGTTCGGCCTGAGCCTGTCGCGCGTGCAGTTCACCGCGGACCTGATGCCCACCGACATCCTCGGGGCCCAGGTCTTCCACGCCGCCTCGGCCACCTTCTCCTTCCGGCCCGGTCCCATCTTCCGCCAGCTCGTGCTGGCCGACGAGCTCAACCGCGCCCCGCCGCGCACCCAGTCCGCGCTGCTGGAGGCCATGGCCCAGGGGCAGGTGTCCCTGGATGGCACCACCCACCCCCTGCCTCGCCCCTTCACGGTGGTGGCCACGCAGAACCCGGTGGACTTCTCCGGCACCTACCCCCTGCCGGACTCCCAGTTGGATCGCTTCCTCATGCGGCTGTCGCTCGGCCACCCCGCGCCCGAGGTGGAGGCCCGGCTGCTCACGCAGCAGCGCGACACCGCCTCGTCCGTGGACGTGCTGGAGCCGGTGAGCACGCCGGAGGAGCTCACCGCGCTGAGGGCCCAGGTGGCCGCGCAGCGGCTGGACACCGCCGTGGCCGAATACGTGGTGCGGCTGGCCCAGGCCACGCGCGCGCACGGGGACATCGAGCGGGGCGCGTCCACGCGCGCGGTGCTGGCGCTGGGCATGGCGGCCCGGGCCCACGCGCTCTGGGACGCGCGGGACTTCGTGACGCCCGGCGACGTGCGGGCGGTGCTCGGGCCGTGCCTGGCGCACCGGCTGCTCCTGCGCAGTGGCACGCAAGGGGCCTACACCCGCGACGAGGCCCTGCACCTCGTCGAGGAGGTGGCCCGGAAGGTGCCGGCCCCCCGGTGA
- a CDS encoding DUF58 domain-containing protein, which yields MGRTYLVVTFGVGLGALNTGNNLLYLVLGLLLSIIILSGVLSERCLKDLAVRRVGMDGAFAGEPFALRWGITRRSGHAFALTLAEVDCALTGEGGVGYLAAGAEHVVRADLTAARRGPMKLSGVRVTTLWPLGLFAKTRVFALPGTLLVYPRRGFACGPPEDAAVGHVGESPSPRRLDGTGDLAGLRELGEHEDTRRVHWLKSAATQRLLKVEREREERRTYVLSVASGLAPEALDRRCEEVAEQAHRLLEAGHEVGLELPGQRLRPGAGTGQERALLRALAWLGFEDQREEEAA from the coding sequence ATGGGGCGCACCTACCTGGTGGTGACGTTCGGCGTGGGCCTGGGCGCCCTCAACACGGGCAACAACCTGCTCTACCTGGTGCTCGGTCTGCTGCTGAGCATCATCATCCTCTCGGGCGTGCTGTCCGAGCGCTGCCTCAAGGATCTGGCCGTGCGGCGCGTGGGCATGGACGGCGCGTTCGCGGGCGAGCCCTTCGCGCTGCGCTGGGGCATCACCCGCCGCTCGGGGCATGCCTTCGCGCTCACCCTGGCCGAGGTGGACTGCGCGCTGACGGGCGAGGGCGGCGTGGGCTACCTGGCCGCGGGCGCCGAGCACGTGGTGCGCGCGGACCTCACCGCCGCCCGGCGCGGGCCCATGAAGCTGTCCGGCGTGCGCGTCACCACCCTGTGGCCCCTGGGGCTGTTCGCCAAGACGCGCGTCTTCGCGCTGCCGGGCACGCTCTTGGTCTACCCCCGGCGGGGCTTCGCGTGCGGTCCTCCGGAGGACGCCGCGGTGGGCCACGTGGGCGAGTCCCCGAGTCCCCGCCGCCTGGACGGCACGGGAGACCTGGCGGGCCTGCGCGAGCTGGGCGAGCACGAGGACACGCGGCGCGTGCACTGGCTCAAGAGCGCCGCCACCCAGCGGCTGCTCAAGGTGGAGCGCGAGCGCGAGGAGCGCCGCACCTACGTGCTCTCGGTGGCCTCGGGGCTGGCCCCGGAGGCGCTGGATCGGCGGTGCGAGGAGGTGGCCGAGCAGGCCCACCGGCTGCTCGAGGCGGGCCACGAGGTGGGCCTGGAGCTGCCCGGCCAGCGGCTGCGTCCGGGCGCGGGCACGGGCCAGGAGCGCGCCCTGCTCCGGGCGCTGGCGTGGTTGGGTTTCGAGGATCAACGCGAGGAGGAGGCGGCATGA
- a CDS encoding transglutaminase TgpA family protein → MTRPLRLRLLLRDLSVAAAFASMAVSGQVPLWALGLVLLAVGVGLWGKRPFARYPRLTSALLVPVAGAIYLAVAAGQMDLVVAACSFAGLVAGQRVLSQSSPATDGQVLLAGLLMIAGGAALSGELLFAVCLLAFAVLACLSLGLAVVESSVPAGEPVPVRAVMRPLGRGTVVAMVGAMAFFVFIPRLNWNMGVRRASPGLGTATSGFSDTVRLGGSGTLKSNPRVVLRARLKPDPQSERLSSYWVGRTYDTFDGVEWTTLGAPSRRNRTRVTLRPGAEKQVYQRIELLPAYGSRTLIALETPAKLGNALAHTATGDRRTQLREQGGDELRFVDDGLGYSYEVYSVPPGTDTDPGKMNEQETDQLLALPETLDPRVEELARRVVGDEKDPLAAAQKLSAWLQREYQYTLELGGDVADPLRDFLFVRKAGHCEHFATALTVMLRTQGFESRLATGFFGGERVGDEYMVRAGDAHAWTHVLVPGRGFVTVDATPADFRTNQSSKVLETLVSLYESMEAMWRNAVVDYSFRDQMDFVRGLTRPPRDPSGKPMARSALPPFRAWVTAAAVGLALYGLVRVLSRRRARPTRQEATRFVDAVERLLARAGLPPREGETLEDVSARLSREAHPLAPLLATLTRRYLEARFGQRPLASGESARLLAELKQALDTSQRPTARAS, encoded by the coding sequence ATGACGCGCCCCCTGCGGTTGAGGCTGCTCTTGCGCGACCTGAGCGTCGCGGCGGCGTTCGCCTCCATGGCGGTGTCCGGCCAGGTGCCCCTCTGGGCCCTGGGCCTCGTGCTGCTGGCGGTGGGGGTAGGCCTCTGGGGCAAGCGGCCCTTCGCGCGCTACCCGCGCCTGACGTCCGCCCTGCTCGTGCCCGTGGCCGGCGCCATCTACCTGGCCGTGGCCGCCGGCCAGATGGACCTGGTGGTGGCGGCCTGCTCCTTCGCGGGGCTCGTGGCCGGCCAGCGCGTGCTGTCCCAGAGCTCGCCGGCCACGGATGGGCAGGTGCTGCTCGCGGGCCTGTTGATGATCGCCGGTGGCGCGGCGCTCTCCGGTGAGCTGCTCTTCGCGGTGTGCCTGCTCGCGTTCGCGGTGCTCGCGTGCCTGTCGCTGGGCCTCGCCGTGGTGGAGTCGTCGGTGCCCGCGGGTGAGCCGGTGCCGGTGCGCGCGGTGATGCGCCCGCTGGGCCGGGGCACCGTGGTGGCCATGGTGGGCGCCATGGCCTTCTTCGTCTTCATTCCGCGCCTCAACTGGAACATGGGCGTGCGCCGCGCCAGCCCGGGCCTGGGCACCGCCACCAGCGGCTTCTCCGACACCGTGCGCCTGGGGGGCTCGGGCACCCTCAAGAGCAACCCCCGCGTCGTGCTGCGCGCGCGCCTCAAGCCCGATCCCCAATCCGAGCGGCTGTCCTCCTATTGGGTGGGCCGCACCTACGACACCTTCGATGGCGTGGAGTGGACCACCCTGGGCGCGCCCTCGCGCCGCAACCGCACGCGCGTGACGCTGCGTCCGGGCGCGGAGAAGCAGGTGTACCAGCGCATCGAGCTGTTGCCCGCCTACGGCAGCCGCACGCTCATCGCCCTGGAGACGCCCGCCAAGCTGGGCAACGCGCTGGCGCATACGGCCACGGGAGACCGCCGCACCCAGCTGCGCGAGCAGGGCGGGGACGAGCTGCGCTTCGTGGACGACGGGCTCGGCTACTCCTACGAGGTCTACAGCGTGCCACCCGGCACGGACACGGATCCCGGGAAGATGAACGAGCAGGAGACGGACCAGCTCCTGGCGCTGCCGGAGACGTTGGATCCCCGGGTGGAGGAGCTGGCGCGGCGGGTGGTGGGCGACGAGAAGGATCCCCTGGCCGCGGCCCAGAAGCTGTCCGCGTGGCTGCAGCGCGAGTACCAGTACACGCTGGAGCTGGGCGGGGACGTGGCGGATCCGCTGCGCGACTTCCTCTTCGTGCGCAAGGCGGGCCACTGCGAGCACTTCGCCACGGCGCTCACCGTGATGCTGCGCACCCAGGGCTTCGAGTCCCGGCTGGCCACGGGCTTCTTCGGCGGCGAGCGCGTGGGCGACGAGTACATGGTGCGCGCCGGTGACGCGCACGCCTGGACGCACGTGCTGGTGCCCGGCCGGGGCTTCGTCACCGTGGACGCCACGCCCGCGGACTTCCGCACCAACCAGTCCTCCAAGGTGCTCGAGACGCTCGTCTCCCTCTACGAGTCCATGGAGGCCATGTGGCGCAACGCCGTGGTCGACTACTCGTTCCGGGATCAGATGGACTTCGTCCGGGGCCTGACGCGGCCGCCGCGCGACCCCAGTGGCAAGCCCATGGCCCGCTCCGCCCTGCCGCCCTTCCGGGCCTGGGTGACGGCCGCCGCGGTGGGCCTCGCCCTCTACGGCCTGGTGCGCGTGCTGTCCCGACGCCGGGCGCGCCCGACCCGCCAGGAGGCCACGCGCTTCGTGGACGCGGTGGAGCGGCTGCTCGCGCGCGCGGGCCTGCCTCCGCGCGAGGGCGAGACCCTGGAGGACGTCTCGGCGCGCCTGTCGCGCGAGGCCCATCCCCTCGCCCCGCTCCTGGCCACCCTCACCCGCCGCTACCTCGAGGCCCGCTTCGGCCAGCGCCCGCTCGCCTCCGGAGAGAGCGCCCGGCTGCTCGCCGAGCTCAAGCAGGCCCTCGACACCTCGCAGCGTCCCACCGCCCGGGCGTCGTGA
- a CDS encoding RNA polymerase factor sigma-32, producing MQLTTEQSSNSGSLAMYLSEINQYSLLSVDEEQALARRFLQADLAAGHRLVTSNLRFVVKVAYEYRSYGIKMSDLIQEGNIGLMKAVQKFDPDKGIRLISYAVWWIRAYIQNYILKSWSLVKLGTTQAQRKLFFSLARTRRELEKFGTLDGSVVNVDEIARKLNVKATEVREMEQRMGGRDLSLDAPMGEDGGNSHVDFVASETAPQDAEFADKEETGLINTRVRTALMRLDPRERFIIEQRVMNERPMTLKELGEHFGFSRERARQLEIRAKDKLKSELAALMAEVDPEATEAVQ from the coding sequence ATGCAGCTCACCACGGAGCAGTCGTCCAACTCGGGCTCGCTGGCCATGTACCTCTCGGAGATCAACCAGTACTCGCTGCTGTCGGTCGACGAGGAGCAGGCCCTGGCGCGCCGCTTCCTCCAGGCGGACCTGGCCGCGGGACACCGGCTGGTGACCTCCAATCTGCGCTTCGTCGTGAAGGTCGCCTACGAGTACCGCTCCTACGGCATCAAGATGTCCGACCTCATCCAGGAGGGGAACATCGGCCTGATGAAGGCGGTGCAGAAGTTCGATCCCGACAAGGGCATCCGCCTCATCTCGTACGCGGTGTGGTGGATCCGCGCGTACATCCAGAACTACATCCTCAAGAGCTGGAGCCTCGTGAAGCTCGGGACCACCCAGGCCCAGCGCAAGCTCTTCTTCTCGCTGGCCCGCACGCGGCGCGAACTGGAGAAGTTCGGCACGCTGGACGGCTCGGTGGTCAACGTGGACGAGATCGCCCGCAAGCTCAACGTGAAGGCCACCGAGGTGCGCGAGATGGAGCAGCGCATGGGCGGGCGGGATCTGTCGCTGGACGCGCCCATGGGCGAGGACGGGGGCAACAGCCACGTGGACTTCGTGGCGAGCGAGACCGCGCCGCAGGACGCCGAGTTCGCCGACAAGGAGGAGACGGGCCTCATCAACACGCGGGTGCGCACGGCGCTCATGCGGTTGGATCCCCGCGAGCGCTTCATCATCGAGCAGCGCGTGATGAACGAGCGCCCCATGACGCTCAAGGAGCTGGGCGAGCACTTCGGCTTCTCGCGCGAGCGCGCGCGCCAGCTGGAGATCCGCGCCAAGGACAAGCTCAAGTCGGAGCTGGCGGCGCTGATGGCCGAGGTGGACCCCGAGGCGACCGAGGCGGTGCAGTAG
- a CDS encoding OPT family oligopeptide transporter, producing the protein MSHSPPPVPHVPATESPAELTPRGLVLGSVLGIVFGAASVFMSVKVGLTVSASIPVAVLSIAIFRAWGRSSVLENTIVQTVGSAGESLAFGVAAALPALLLLGYDIDLWHAFLVSALGGVLGVLMMIPLREGLIVQEHGTLTYPEGTAAADVLIAGESGGTSARTILWGFAVGGLYKFAYAGLRLFKEVVGMPLSWVRTTAAGVSQRVGYAGGSLSLEVSPELLGVGYIIGPKVAGITFAGGVLSYLILIPLITFIGAGLDTPLLRPDGQLIRDMDPDTVRDAYVLYIGAGAVATGGLVSLVRSLPTLLRAFRGGLATLRASRRARTDVLHLPRTERDLPLSVVLVGSALLVLAMWWAPPLHINLLSALLIVVCGFFFVTVSARVTGEIGSSSNPISGMVVATLLFTCLVYLLLGWTSAEDRFMALTTAAIVGIAASNGGTTAQDLKTAFLVGGTPRSQQVALFVGVLTSSLFIGGVLVVLNRGATAILPEPHPGERVSVLTEATRTQQRYPWAVSAESLAARGVTAEQLKGPLWRQGLELGAAPNGWELRGWTPLRVEDVADTDVRLPSGESVKVAALGAVRQAPERVWRVGHVRGADTSVPPGTYLVDEAERIQYVVDPGIGGRVTSYEGQPLTRYPAPKAQLFALIIDGILTHKLPWDLVLVGVFISLMLELCGVSSLPFAVGVYLPLSSSAPIFVGGLVRALADRARGGATAGTESESDFSPGSLLSSGYIAGGAIAGVLIAGVEIASNGAWTRALDIPGWLGDTALAHLFQESDAWGLAVFTALTLGLLVTALRRRA; encoded by the coding sequence GTGAGCCACTCCCCGCCCCCCGTGCCCCATGTGCCCGCCACTGAATCTCCCGCCGAGCTGACGCCGCGGGGGCTCGTGCTGGGCTCGGTGCTGGGCATCGTGTTCGGCGCCGCGTCGGTCTTCATGTCGGTGAAGGTTGGCCTGACGGTGTCCGCCTCCATCCCGGTGGCGGTGCTGTCCATCGCCATCTTCCGCGCGTGGGGCCGCTCGAGCGTGCTGGAGAACACCATCGTGCAGACGGTGGGCTCGGCGGGCGAGTCGCTGGCGTTCGGCGTGGCGGCGGCGCTGCCGGCCCTGCTGCTGCTCGGCTACGACATCGACCTGTGGCATGCCTTCCTGGTGTCGGCGCTCGGCGGCGTGCTGGGGGTGCTGATGATGATCCCCTTGCGCGAGGGGCTCATCGTCCAGGAGCACGGCACGCTCACCTACCCCGAGGGCACCGCGGCGGCGGACGTGCTCATCGCGGGCGAGTCGGGCGGAACGAGCGCGCGCACCATCCTCTGGGGCTTCGCGGTGGGGGGGCTCTACAAGTTCGCCTACGCGGGGCTGCGCCTGTTCAAGGAGGTGGTGGGCATGCCCCTGAGCTGGGTGCGCACCACGGCGGCGGGCGTGAGCCAGCGCGTGGGCTACGCGGGCGGCTCGCTGTCCCTGGAGGTGAGTCCGGAGCTGTTGGGCGTGGGCTACATCATCGGCCCCAAGGTGGCGGGCATCACCTTCGCGGGCGGCGTGCTCAGCTACCTCATCCTCATCCCCCTCATCACCTTCATCGGCGCGGGCCTGGACACGCCCTTGTTGCGGCCGGACGGCCAGCTCATCCGGGACATGGATCCGGACACGGTGCGCGACGCGTACGTGCTCTACATCGGCGCGGGCGCGGTGGCCACGGGCGGCCTGGTGAGCCTCGTGCGCTCGCTGCCCACGCTGCTGCGCGCCTTCCGGGGGGGCCTCGCCACGCTCCGGGCCTCGCGCCGCGCCCGGACGGACGTGCTCCACCTGCCCCGCACCGAGCGCGATTTGCCCCTGAGCGTGGTGCTCGTGGGCAGCGCCCTGCTGGTGCTCGCCATGTGGTGGGCCCCGCCCCTGCACATCAACCTGCTGTCCGCGCTGCTCATCGTCGTGTGTGGCTTCTTCTTCGTGACGGTGAGCGCGCGCGTCACCGGGGAGATCGGCTCCTCGTCCAACCCCATCTCCGGCATGGTGGTGGCGACGCTGCTGTTCACGTGCCTCGTCTACCTGCTGCTCGGCTGGACGAGCGCCGAGGATCGCTTCATGGCGCTCACCACGGCGGCCATCGTGGGCATCGCGGCGTCCAACGGCGGCACCACGGCGCAGGATCTCAAGACGGCGTTCCTCGTGGGCGGCACCCCGAGGAGCCAGCAGGTGGCGCTCTTCGTGGGCGTGCTCACCAGCTCGCTGTTCATCGGCGGCGTGCTGGTGGTGCTCAACCGGGGCGCCACGGCCATCCTCCCCGAGCCCCACCCGGGCGAGCGCGTGAGCGTGCTGACGGAGGCGACGCGCACGCAGCAGCGCTACCCCTGGGCGGTGTCGGCCGAGTCCCTGGCGGCGCGGGGCGTGACGGCCGAGCAGCTCAAGGGCCCCTTGTGGCGGCAGGGCCTGGAGCTGGGCGCGGCGCCCAACGGGTGGGAGCTGCGCGGCTGGACGCCGCTGCGGGTGGAGGACGTCGCGGACACGGACGTGCGCCTGCCCTCGGGCGAGAGCGTGAAGGTGGCGGCGCTGGGCGCGGTGCGCCAGGCGCCCGAGCGCGTCTGGCGCGTGGGGCACGTGCGGGGCGCCGACACCTCGGTGCCGCCGGGCACCTACCTGGTGGACGAGGCCGAGCGCATCCAATACGTGGTGGACCCCGGCATTGGCGGCCGCGTCACCAGCTACGAGGGCCAGCCGCTCACCCGCTACCCGGCGCCCAAGGCGCAGCTCTTCGCGCTCATCATCGACGGCATCCTCACGCACAAGCTGCCGTGGGACCTGGTGCTGGTGGGCGTCTTCATCTCGCTGATGCTGGAGCTGTGCGGGGTGTCCTCGCTGCCCTTCGCGGTGGGCGTGTACCTGCCCTTGTCCAGCAGCGCGCCCATCTTCGTGGGCGGCCTGGTGCGCGCGCTCGCGGACCGGGCCCGGGGTGGCGCCACCGCTGGAACGGAGAGCGAGTCCGACTTCTCCCCGGGCAGCCTCCTGTCCTCGGGCTACATCGCCGGCGGCGCCATCGCGGGCGTGCTCATCGCGGGCGTGGAGATCGCGAGCAATGGGGCCTGGACCCGCGCCCTGGACATCCCCGGCTGGCTGGGGGACACGGCGCTCGCGCACCTCTTCCAGGAGTCGGATGCCTGGGGCCTGGCCGTCTTCACCGCGCTCACCCTGGGGCTGCTCGTCACCGCCCTGCGGCGGCGGGCCTGA
- a CDS encoding pentapeptide repeat-containing protein, which produces MTDKTAIYWLGPNVTLRGCTLILGVSARWLHLVSGKLIDCTLQAKGELKTLPWTSLGLKGCSFKGRFSGNDFGFRVEGDDTRTHGGIEDCDFSEARLNGCRFFNCDMRTIHLPRWPCFTFMDPIGRAEELARREWPGQVGLLVEGLAKNPKGTVAETWHAPSMAEKMDTTVEALRVALERAPGIFM; this is translated from the coding sequence TTGACGGACAAGACGGCCATCTATTGGCTCGGGCCGAACGTCACGCTCAGGGGCTGTACGCTGATTCTCGGCGTTTCGGCGCGGTGGCTTCACCTGGTGTCGGGGAAGCTGATCGACTGTACCCTCCAGGCGAAGGGCGAACTGAAGACGCTGCCTTGGACGTCCCTGGGGTTGAAGGGATGCAGCTTCAAGGGACGCTTCAGCGGAAACGATTTCGGTTTCCGCGTGGAGGGGGACGACACGCGGACGCACGGCGGCATCGAGGACTGCGACTTCTCGGAAGCCCGCCTCAATGGCTGCCGCTTCTTCAACTGCGACATGCGCACCATTCACCTTCCGCGCTGGCCGTGCTTCACCTTCATGGACCCCATCGGGCGCGCGGAGGAACTGGCTCGCCGAGAGTGGCCCGGTCAAGTCGGGCTCCTCGTTGAAGGACTCGCGAAGAATCCCAAGGGCACGGTCGCGGAAACGTGGCACGCGCCCTCCATGGCCGAGAAGATGGACACGACGGTCGAGGCGTTGCGTGTGGCGCTGGAGCGGGCGCCTGGGATCTTCATGTAG
- a CDS encoding HEAT repeat domain-containing protein translates to MAQVQTDSAAAAAPVADPAAQERVESARNFAFQLLKGIKQIGMYRHNEAKFPEFLTRAHEALRAHTDKHGPLYIKVEQQNFMFQGEPLFTEDTPLPYKFFRDGIRQLILRAGLQLEELVTFTLIALSEPERGAEDVLSQLWRSGLEHLEYVVVEGFRMDEMGEQEVEVEVDRVVGYLYSRLKTSSDDFLRFARLNTEDLDSKLDGVEQMRGLVVAGNYASDDLKSRLQREISEEEGSRLFPKLVSAIFLVIEGGVDDMELLEEVFVQLLDAMLIQDDFGTINQMLLKLKAMAQRDTTHHLDRLVSYFTLKMGDEQRVIRMAETLKTTRPKNPVDITRYLQALDPSAVFALLNALETIEISENRMLMCDALARFAQDTPHPFVQRLESERPQTVRDMVYILEKSNHPDRVKMFGLVMLNKNLAVKLEVMNIIARGRTPEARKLITEALNDAAPQVRILAARLLPEFDRDKAYVDLVRMIRDAGFDKKAFEERTAYYVALGATALPGAVSLMLQTLAVKPTLLNKKKVLEDKLLAVAGLAGACSIPSFKALQGVVEDKAQPVEVLTAARKAMYQTKKTLFGETTPGEEA, encoded by the coding sequence ATGGCCCAGGTACAGACCGACAGCGCCGCTGCCGCGGCCCCCGTGGCGGATCCCGCCGCCCAGGAGCGGGTGGAATCCGCGCGCAACTTCGCCTTCCAGTTGCTCAAGGGCATCAAGCAGATCGGCATGTACCGGCACAACGAGGCGAAGTTCCCCGAGTTCCTCACCCGCGCGCACGAGGCGCTCCGGGCGCACACGGACAAGCACGGGCCGCTGTACATCAAGGTCGAGCAGCAGAACTTCATGTTCCAGGGCGAGCCCCTCTTCACCGAGGACACGCCCCTGCCCTACAAGTTCTTCCGCGACGGCATCCGCCAGCTCATCCTGCGCGCGGGGCTGCAACTGGAGGAGCTCGTCACCTTCACCCTCATCGCCCTGTCCGAGCCCGAGCGCGGCGCCGAGGACGTGCTCTCGCAGCTGTGGCGCTCGGGCCTGGAGCACCTCGAGTACGTGGTCGTCGAGGGCTTCCGGATGGACGAGATGGGCGAGCAGGAGGTCGAGGTCGAGGTCGACCGGGTGGTCGGCTACCTCTACTCGCGCCTCAAGACGAGCTCGGACGACTTCCTGCGCTTCGCGCGCCTGAACACCGAGGACCTGGACTCCAAGCTGGACGGCGTGGAGCAGATGCGCGGCCTCGTCGTGGCGGGCAACTACGCCTCGGACGACCTCAAGTCCCGGCTGCAGCGGGAGATCTCCGAGGAGGAGGGCTCGCGCCTGTTTCCCAAGCTGGTGAGCGCCATCTTCCTCGTCATCGAGGGGGGCGTGGATGACATGGAGCTGCTCGAGGAGGTCTTCGTGCAGCTGCTCGACGCCATGCTCATCCAGGACGACTTCGGCACCATCAACCAGATGCTGCTCAAGCTCAAGGCCATGGCCCAGCGTGACACCACGCACCACCTGGACCGGCTGGTGTCCTACTTCACGCTGAAGATGGGGGACGAGCAGCGCGTCATCCGCATGGCCGAGACGCTCAAGACGACGCGGCCCAAGAACCCGGTGGACATCACGCGCTACCTCCAGGCGTTGGATCCCTCGGCGGTGTTCGCCCTGCTCAACGCCCTGGAGACGATCGAGATCTCCGAGAACCGCATGCTCATGTGCGACGCGCTCGCGCGCTTCGCCCAGGACACGCCCCACCCGTTCGTGCAGCGGCTCGAGTCGGAACGACCGCAGACCGTGCGCGACATGGTCTACATCCTGGAGAAGAGCAACCATCCGGACCGGGTGAAGATGTTCGGCCTGGTGATGCTCAACAAGAACCTCGCGGTGAAGCTGGAGGTGATGAACATCATCGCCCGGGGCCGCACCCCCGAGGCGCGCAAGCTCATCACCGAGGCGCTCAACGACGCCGCCCCCCAGGTGCGCATCCTCGCCGCGCGGCTGCTGCCCGAGTTCGACCGGGACAAGGCCTACGTGGATCTGGTGCGGATGATCCGCGACGCGGGCTTCGACAAGAAGGCCTTCGAGGAGCGCACGGCCTACTACGTGGCCCTGGGCGCCACGGCGCTGCCCGGGGCCGTGTCCCTGATGCTGCAGACGCTCGCGGTGAAGCCCACCCTGCTCAACAAGAAGAAGGTGCTGGAGGACAAGCTGCTGGCCGTGGCGGGTCTGGCCGGCGCCTGCTCCATCCCCTCCTTCAAGGCGCTGCAGGGCGTGGTGGAGGACAAGGCCCAGCCCGTCGAGGTGCTGACGGCCGCGCGCAAGGCGATGTACCAGACGAAGAAGACGTTGTTCGGTGAGACCACCCCGGGCGAGGAGGCCTGA